One window of Desulfobacca acetoxidans DSM 11109 genomic DNA carries:
- a CDS encoding DegT/DnrJ/EryC1/StrS family aminotransferase produces the protein MNPWKVPLADVTLGPEEIAAVTEVLQSGWLSMGPRTQEFEERFATFLGIKHAFAVANCTAALHLAGEVVGLQTGDEVLCPALTFVATANAILYTGAQPVFVDINGPHDLNISPGDAAAKITPRTRALMVVHYAGYPCDMDSLVELAKQHNLKIIEDCAHAPGAVYQSAAGPQKAGTIGNIGCFSFFSNKNMTTGEGGMLVTNDDELAAKIKVARSHGMTTLTWDRHKGHSFSYDVIARGYNFRLDEIRAALGIVQLERLVAGNARRRELTLAYQEKLRELEQLELPFLRAPVGSTHHIFPVLLNKEINRFELMTALAQAGIQTSIHYPPVHRFTHYRHLLGENFDHRLPLTEDAAARELTLPLYPALSSTQLEIVTETIRNFLTSGRFHRI, from the coding sequence ATGAATCCATGGAAAGTCCCCCTGGCTGATGTTACCTTAGGTCCCGAGGAAATTGCCGCCGTCACCGAAGTCTTACAATCTGGCTGGCTTTCGATGGGCCCCCGCACTCAGGAATTCGAAGAACGCTTTGCCACCTTTCTGGGCATCAAACACGCTTTTGCTGTGGCTAATTGCACTGCCGCGCTGCATCTGGCCGGCGAAGTTGTGGGTCTTCAAACCGGTGATGAGGTCCTCTGTCCGGCCTTAACCTTTGTGGCCACCGCCAACGCCATCCTCTACACCGGAGCCCAACCGGTTTTTGTGGATATCAACGGACCCCATGATTTGAACATCTCGCCTGGGGATGCCGCCGCCAAAATTACCCCTCGCACCAGGGCATTGATGGTAGTCCACTACGCCGGCTACCCCTGCGATATGGACTCCCTAGTTGAATTGGCCAAACAGCACAACCTCAAGATTATCGAAGATTGTGCCCACGCCCCAGGAGCAGTTTATCAATCGGCAGCCGGTCCTCAAAAAGCCGGAACCATCGGAAATATCGGCTGTTTTAGCTTTTTTTCGAATAAAAATATGACCACCGGCGAAGGTGGGATGCTTGTCACTAACGACGATGAACTGGCAGCTAAGATAAAGGTGGCCCGCTCTCACGGCATGACCACTTTAACATGGGACCGGCATAAAGGACATAGCTTCAGCTACGACGTTATAGCTCGAGGCTACAACTTTCGGTTAGATGAAATACGGGCTGCCCTGGGAATTGTCCAACTGGAGAGGCTGGTAGCGGGAAACGCGAGGAGACGGGAATTAACCTTGGCTTATCAGGAAAAATTGCGGGAGTTGGAACAATTGGAACTCCCTTTTCTCCGGGCGCCGGTTGGTTCTACCCATCATATCTTCCCTGTATTGTTAAATAAAGAAATCAATCGGTTCGAACTCATGACCGCCCTGGCTCAAGCAGGAATTCAGACCAGCATACATTATCCTCCGGTGCACCGTTTTACCCACTATCGCCACCTGTTGGGGGAAAACTTTGACCACCGCCTGCCTCTCACCGAAGACGCCGCGGCTCGTGAGCTTACTCTGCCACTCTATCCGGCGCTATCCAGCACCCAACTCGAAATAGTAACCGAGACAATTCGAAACTTTCTCACCTCCGGTCGTTTTCATCGCATCTAA
- a CDS encoding GDP-mannose 4,6-dehydratase produces MAIDTNIYWKNTRVLVTGAGGFIGSHLTESLLQLGAQVRALVHYNSRSDWGLLELIHPDLRGQLEVMAGDIIDPFCAFRAMADCEIVFHLAALIAIPYSYIAPANYVTVNCGGTLNLLEAARQHRVRRFVHTSTSETYGTARYTPIDEEHPLKGQSPYSASKIGADKLAESYFLSFGTPVSTIRPFNTYGPRQSARAVIPTIISQGLSGNIIRLGSLTPLRDLNFVSDTVAGFLKVAESDAAVGQVINVGSGKSVSIGQLAYMIITLLGGNKEIICEDQRVRPEASEVMELLCDYSKAKALLDWEPMISLEEGLSHTIAFIRENLGQYKPYLYNV; encoded by the coding sequence ATGGCCATAGATACTAACATATATTGGAAGAATACCCGCGTCCTGGTAACCGGCGCCGGCGGTTTTATCGGCAGCCACCTGACAGAATCATTGCTCCAACTCGGGGCCCAGGTCAGGGCCTTGGTACATTATAACTCCCGCAGCGACTGGGGCTTGCTGGAATTGATCCATCCGGATCTGAGAGGGCAACTAGAAGTAATGGCGGGAGATATTATCGATCCATTTTGCGCTTTCCGGGCCATGGCCGATTGTGAGATCGTCTTCCATCTGGCCGCCTTAATCGCTATCCCTTATTCTTATATCGCTCCGGCCAACTATGTGACCGTTAATTGTGGCGGCACCTTAAATCTGTTGGAGGCCGCCCGTCAGCACCGGGTCCGGCGTTTTGTCCATACCTCCACCAGCGAAACCTATGGCACCGCCCGATATACTCCCATCGACGAGGAGCACCCATTGAAGGGCCAATCCCCATATTCGGCTAGTAAAATAGGGGCGGATAAATTGGCGGAAAGCTACTTCCTCTCTTTCGGAACGCCGGTGTCAACAATCAGGCCTTTTAACACCTACGGTCCCCGACAGTCGGCCCGGGCGGTCATACCCACCATTATCTCTCAGGGGCTCTCCGGCAATATTATCCGTCTAGGAAGCCTAACGCCGTTGCGCGATCTCAACTTTGTCTCCGATACCGTTGCCGGTTTTCTCAAAGTAGCAGAATCCGACGCGGCGGTGGGGCAGGTCATCAATGTCGGCTCCGGAAAATCAGTTTCTATCGGCCAACTGGCCTACATGATTATTACCCTGTTGGGCGGCAATAAAGAGATTATCTGTGAAGACCAGCGCGTCCGCCCCGAGGCCAGCGAGGTTATGGAACTTCTTTGTGATTACAGTAAGGCCAAGGCATTACTAGACTGGGAGCCAATGATTAGCCTGGAAGAAGGCCTTAGCCACACCATCGCTTTTATTCGGGAGAATCTGGGACAATATAAACCGTATTTATACAACGTCTGA
- the ppdK gene encoding pyruvate, phosphate dikinase, which produces MAPERYCYAFEEGDGKNKHLLGGKGAGLCTMTQIGLPVPPGFVITTKANVDYLESGGQFPEGLMDEVHEYMEALEKKTDKGFGNPENPLLISVRSGSALSMPGMMDTILNLGLNDETVPGFIKLTQNERFVYDAYRRFLQLFGKIGLGIQDEHFDKIFEEIKGKYHAHVDTELNAKALAEVCDRFKELIKQKTGKPFPQDPWAQLVMAVDGVFKSWTGKRAVDYRRQFNITPDMAYGTAVNICTMVFGNMGTDSATGVGFTRDPGTGENILYGDYLVNAQGEDVVAGIRTPRPLRELRTDMPEIYKQLEQLRHTLEQHYREIQDFEFTIERGKLYMLQTRNGKMNAWALCKTSVDLVKEGLINEEEALLRIPPDFLEQFLHRRIDPDAKVEPIAVGIAASPGAAVGKVVFDADRAERLGNEGEKIILTRIETKPEDIHGFFAAQGILTSRGGKTSHAAVVARGMGKPCVSGAEGMDINYELKEARIGKHIIKEGDIVTIDGGAGAVYLGAVPMVDPKVSDDLVMLLQWADKISRLEVWANADTPEMAAKAREHGAKGIGLCRTERMFNEADRLPLVRSMILANTPDERKRWCDKLLPMQRQDFYDIFKAMDGLPVTIRLLDPPLHEFLPTIEELLNDISRLKEFSQVMYSLEQLPGTAMMIDPELYKLMPSIETMTREFSEYKTKKLDQKLLKQKEEVLRRVRVLTEVNPMLGNRGIRCGISFPEIYDMQLQAIFEATALALRDKIDARAEVMIPQVCTAKELEWVKERAVRIHGEVEKRYNVKIPHKFGTMIEVVRACLRAGRIAEIAEFFSFGTNDLSQATFSFSREDAENKFLPIYNTEGILRDNPFEILDVMGVGRLMELAVKEGRQTRPNLKVGICGEHGGQPQAIEFCHQVGLNYVSCSPMRIPIARMAAAHAVIKEKGRAVTKAL; this is translated from the coding sequence ATGGCACCAGAGCGCTACTGTTACGCTTTTGAAGAGGGAGACGGGAAAAATAAACACTTATTAGGCGGCAAAGGGGCGGGTCTTTGCACCATGACGCAGATCGGCCTGCCGGTGCCTCCGGGTTTTGTCATAACCACGAAGGCCAATGTGGATTACCTGGAGTCAGGCGGCCAGTTCCCCGAAGGCCTGATGGATGAAGTGCACGAATATATGGAGGCCTTGGAGAAAAAGACGGACAAGGGCTTCGGTAACCCGGAAAACCCCCTGCTCATTTCAGTGCGCTCCGGTTCCGCGCTGTCCATGCCGGGTATGATGGATACCATCTTAAATCTGGGGTTAAACGACGAGACGGTTCCCGGCTTTATTAAACTGACTCAAAACGAACGGTTTGTCTATGATGCCTACCGCCGCTTTCTGCAACTGTTCGGCAAGATCGGCCTGGGCATTCAGGACGAACATTTCGACAAAATATTTGAAGAAATTAAGGGTAAATATCACGCCCATGTAGACACGGAACTTAATGCCAAGGCCCTGGCCGAGGTCTGCGACCGGTTCAAGGAGCTGATCAAGCAGAAAACCGGGAAACCCTTTCCGCAAGATCCCTGGGCCCAGTTGGTGATGGCGGTAGACGGGGTTTTCAAGTCCTGGACCGGCAAGCGGGCGGTGGACTACCGGCGCCAGTTTAACATTACCCCGGATATGGCCTATGGCACGGCAGTAAACATCTGCACCATGGTTTTCGGCAACATGGGCACGGATTCGGCCACCGGCGTAGGCTTTACCCGCGATCCGGGAACCGGAGAGAATATCCTCTACGGCGACTACCTGGTAAACGCCCAGGGCGAGGACGTGGTGGCCGGTATCCGCACCCCGCGGCCCCTGCGGGAGCTGCGCACCGACATGCCGGAGATATATAAGCAATTGGAGCAACTGCGGCACACCTTGGAACAGCATTACCGGGAAATCCAGGATTTCGAATTTACCATCGAGCGGGGCAAGCTCTATATGCTGCAGACCCGCAACGGCAAGATGAACGCCTGGGCCTTATGCAAGACCTCGGTGGACCTGGTAAAGGAAGGCCTTATCAATGAAGAGGAGGCGCTGCTCAGAATTCCGCCGGATTTCCTGGAACAGTTCCTGCACCGCCGGATCGACCCGGATGCCAAAGTAGAGCCGATCGCCGTGGGCATTGCAGCTTCCCCCGGCGCCGCCGTCGGCAAGGTGGTCTTTGATGCCGACCGGGCCGAACGCTTGGGCAATGAGGGCGAGAAGATCATTCTGACCCGCATTGAGACCAAGCCGGAAGACATCCACGGCTTTTTCGCGGCGCAGGGTATTCTCACCAGCCGGGGCGGCAAGACCTCCCACGCCGCCGTGGTGGCCCGAGGCATGGGCAAACCCTGCGTCTCCGGAGCGGAGGGCATGGACATTAATTATGAACTCAAAGAGGCCCGCATCGGCAAGCATATTATCAAGGAAGGCGATATTGTCACCATCGATGGCGGCGCCGGGGCCGTATATCTGGGCGCCGTGCCTATGGTAGACCCCAAAGTCAGCGACGATCTGGTCATGCTGCTGCAGTGGGCCGACAAAATCTCCCGTTTGGAGGTCTGGGCCAACGCCGATACCCCGGAGATGGCCGCCAAGGCTCGGGAACACGGGGCCAAAGGCATCGGTCTGTGCCGCACCGAGCGGATGTTCAATGAAGCCGACCGCCTGCCCTTGGTGCGCAGCATGATCCTGGCCAACACCCCGGACGAGCGCAAGCGCTGGTGTGACAAGCTGCTTCCCATGCAGCGGCAGGACTTTTACGATATCTTCAAGGCTATGGACGGACTGCCGGTCACCATCCGCCTCTTGGACCCGCCGTTGCACGAATTTCTGCCCACCATCGAGGAACTGCTCAACGATATCAGCCGCCTGAAGGAATTCAGCCAGGTCATGTACTCCCTGGAGCAGCTGCCGGGAACGGCCATGATGATCGATCCCGAGCTCTATAAGCTGATGCCCAGCATTGAGACCATGACTCGGGAGTTTAGCGAATATAAAACGAAAAAATTGGACCAGAAGCTGTTGAAGCAGAAGGAAGAAGTCCTGCGCCGGGTACGGGTGCTCACCGAAGTCAATCCCATGTTGGGAAACCGCGGCATCCGCTGCGGCATCTCCTTCCCGGAAATCTATGATATGCAGCTTCAGGCCATCTTCGAAGCCACCGCCTTGGCTTTACGGGATAAAATCGACGCCCGCGCCGAAGTCATGATTCCTCAGGTTTGCACTGCCAAGGAACTCGAGTGGGTGAAAGAGCGGGCCGTGCGCATTCACGGCGAGGTTGAAAAACGTTACAACGTCAAGATTCCTCATAAGTTCGGTACTATGATAGAAGTCGTCCGGGCCTGCCTGCGGGCGGGGCGGATTGCCGAAATCGCTGAATTCTTCTCCTTCGGCACCAACGACCTGTCCCAGGCCACCTTCTCATTCTCCCGGGAAGACGCCGAGAATAAGTTCCTGCCGATCTATAATACCGAAGGCATCCTGAGAGACAATCCTTTTGAAATCCTGGACGTCATGGGAGTAGGACGCCTGATGGAGTTGGCCGTCAAGGAAGGCCGCCAGACCCGCCCGAATCTCAAGGTGGGCATCTGTGGTGAGCACGGCGGCCAACCACAGGCCATCGAATTCTGCCACCAGGTCGGCCTGAATTACGTTTCCTGTTCCCCCATGCGCATTCCCATTGCCCGGATGGCGGCGGCACACGCAGTCATCAAGGAAAAGGGCAGGGCGGTAACCAAGGCGTTGTAA
- a CDS encoding cation-translocating P-type ATPase: MTIENSDLATPAYHTLEGEAVLQLLNSSAQGLSGEEVLTRQEAFGPNELAAGKKISPFLILLRQFQNLLMVILLVAAAISFLLGEHLDSLVILAIVLACVILGFFQEYRAEKAAAALQRLAAPHAAVLRDGEEVVVTVSEIVPGDILLVHTGDRIAADARLLETVNLMVDEAILTGESTPVAKSEAVLPAPDIPIADRLNMIFGGSVATYGRGVAVVTATGMNTEFGRIAQMLGEVRAEPTPLEKRISLIGRVLSLICLAVAIGAVLMGIVKGYGWLAMLIWGISLAVASVPESLPAVVTGALSIGATRMARRQAIVKRLPAVETMGCTTVICTDKTGTLTKNEMTVRRLYLEHRRVTVTGSGYEPKGDFHTADHEILTLANPVLHTAARISLLCNDATLKQEEGAWRLRGDPTEGALLTMGLKAGLDYPHLIQEHPRLGEVPFDSKRKRMSTIHQDTAGPVMYLKGAPENLLPFCVRQLTTQGEKPFEEADREDILAENSRLAGSALRVLGLAYRRLSDRPELTPESEETDLVWVGLVGMMDPPRPEAKEAVSRCRRAGIKVIMVTGDHPQTAGAIANDLGLMKKSGAGQTVLCGQEVNQLNDEELLATVEHTAVFARVAPEHKLRLVEVLKRKGEIVAMTGDGVNDAPALKRADIGVAMGITGTEVTKETAAMILADDNFATLVAAVEEGRAIFDNIKKYLVFLLSCNLGEIIILTGAFFLGLPMPLIALQILWVNLTTDGLPALALGIDPKAPDIMSRPPRPLTEGVFTNTVNTLLAVIAGYKTLIILPLFAYYYLYNPTGATDSEQILPHAQTMVFVTLVLAELVNAFNCRSSRLSLFTVGPFANRFLIAAVIISLAMTVGVVQCTPLATLFHTTPLDWHDWLLAGGLSLSLIPVVELTKLALRRRAQ; encoded by the coding sequence ATGACAATAGAGAATTCTGATTTGGCAACGCCTGCCTATCACACCCTCGAAGGTGAGGCGGTACTCCAGCTCCTCAATTCGAGTGCCCAGGGGCTATCCGGGGAAGAGGTTCTGACCCGCCAGGAAGCGTTCGGTCCGAACGAACTGGCGGCGGGGAAGAAAATTTCCCCGTTTCTCATTCTGCTACGTCAGTTCCAGAACCTGCTTATGGTCATTCTGCTTGTTGCCGCAGCGATTTCTTTCCTGTTGGGTGAGCACCTGGACTCTCTGGTTATCCTGGCCATTGTCCTGGCCTGCGTCATCTTGGGATTCTTTCAGGAGTACCGAGCCGAAAAGGCCGCCGCCGCCCTGCAACGGCTGGCCGCACCCCACGCCGCCGTTTTGCGGGATGGTGAAGAGGTAGTGGTAACGGTGAGCGAGATTGTTCCGGGTGACATCCTGCTTGTTCACACCGGTGACCGTATTGCGGCTGACGCCCGGCTCCTGGAGACGGTCAACCTTATGGTGGATGAGGCCATTCTCACCGGCGAATCAACCCCGGTGGCCAAATCCGAAGCGGTGCTGCCAGCACCGGATATCCCCATCGCCGATCGGCTCAACATGATTTTTGGCGGCTCCGTAGCAACCTATGGCCGCGGCGTCGCCGTGGTCACCGCCACCGGCATGAACACTGAATTCGGCCGTATCGCTCAGATGCTGGGGGAGGTACGCGCCGAACCAACACCCCTGGAAAAGCGGATTTCGCTTATCGGCCGGGTGCTCAGCCTCATCTGTCTGGCCGTGGCAATCGGAGCAGTGCTGATGGGTATTGTTAAAGGCTACGGTTGGCTAGCCATGCTTATCTGGGGTATCAGCCTGGCCGTGGCCTCGGTGCCGGAATCTCTCCCTGCCGTCGTCACCGGAGCGCTCTCCATCGGGGCCACCCGCATGGCCAGACGCCAGGCCATCGTCAAACGCCTCCCCGCGGTGGAAACCATGGGCTGTACTACCGTTATCTGTACTGACAAAACCGGCACCCTGACCAAAAACGAGATGACGGTACGCCGTCTTTACCTCGAGCATCGCCGGGTCACTGTCACCGGCTCCGGCTATGAACCCAAGGGTGACTTTCATACGGCCGACCATGAGATTCTTACCCTCGCCAATCCGGTACTGCATACTGCCGCCCGCATCTCGTTGCTGTGCAACGACGCCACTCTCAAACAGGAGGAAGGCGCCTGGCGGCTGCGCGGGGACCCCACCGAGGGCGCCCTGCTGACCATGGGTTTGAAAGCCGGCCTGGATTACCCCCACCTGATACAAGAACATCCACGGCTGGGCGAAGTTCCCTTTGACTCCAAACGCAAGCGCATGAGCACGATTCATCAGGACACCGCGGGCCCGGTCATGTATCTTAAAGGCGCTCCGGAAAACCTGCTGCCGTTTTGTGTCCGGCAATTGACTACTCAGGGGGAAAAACCTTTTGAGGAAGCGGATCGCGAGGATATTCTGGCGGAAAATTCCCGCCTGGCCGGATCAGCCCTGCGGGTCCTGGGGCTGGCTTATCGACGCCTGTCTGACCGGCCGGAGCTGACCCCGGAATCTGAGGAGACCGATCTGGTCTGGGTCGGGCTGGTAGGCATGATGGATCCTCCCCGTCCCGAAGCCAAGGAGGCCGTCAGCCGCTGCCGCCGGGCGGGCATTAAGGTGATCATGGTCACTGGAGACCATCCTCAGACCGCCGGTGCCATAGCCAACGACCTGGGTCTCATGAAAAAAAGCGGTGCGGGACAAACCGTCCTCTGCGGCCAAGAGGTCAATCAATTGAATGATGAGGAGCTTCTCGCCACGGTGGAGCACACGGCGGTTTTTGCCCGAGTCGCCCCGGAGCATAAGCTGCGTCTGGTGGAGGTCTTGAAACGCAAAGGTGAAATCGTGGCCATGACCGGCGATGGGGTTAATGATGCTCCGGCCCTCAAACGCGCCGATATCGGCGTCGCCATGGGCATCACCGGTACTGAGGTCACCAAGGAGACCGCAGCGATGATTCTGGCGGACGACAATTTCGCCACCCTGGTGGCCGCAGTTGAGGAAGGCCGGGCCATCTTCGATAATATCAAAAAGTATCTGGTGTTTCTGCTGAGCTGTAATCTGGGTGAGATAATCATACTCACCGGGGCCTTTTTCCTCGGGCTGCCGATGCCTTTGATAGCACTACAGATACTGTGGGTCAACCTCACTACCGACGGCCTGCCAGCCCTGGCCCTGGGAATTGATCCCAAGGCGCCGGACATCATGTCCCGCCCCCCCCGACCATTGACCGAGGGGGTTTTCACCAACACGGTTAATACCCTGCTGGCGGTAATCGCCGGTTATAAAACCCTCATCATCCTACCATTGTTTGCCTACTATTACCTCTATAATCCAACCGGCGCCACCGATTCCGAACAGATTCTGCCGCACGCCCAGACCATGGTATTCGTCACTCTGGTGCTGGCCGAATTGGTCAACGCCTTTAACTGCCGCTCCAGCCGCCTGTCTCTGTTCACCGTCGGCCCCTTTGCCAACCGTTTCCTGATCGCCGCGGTCATCATCTCCTTGGCAATGACCGTGGGGGTAGTGCAATGTACCCCCTTAGCCACGCTCTTCCATACGACTCCCTTGGACTGGCATGATTGGCTGCTGGCCGGCGGCCTCAGCCTCAGTCTGATCCCGGTGGTGGAATTAACTAAGCTGGCTCTCCGACGGCGGGCTCAATAA
- a CDS encoding TlyA family RNA methyltransferase gives MMAHLSPRKIRLDRLLVERGLAAARERARALILANQVLVNGAPVSKAGALIPDDAAVALKSPDQPYVSRGGVKLAAALDHFQLQVTGLTVLDVGASTGGFTDCLLQHGAIRVYAVDVGYGQLAWRLRQDPRVIVLERTNIRHLSRPAIPEAVDFIVIDVSFISLKLVLPCVLPFLRPGGGIVALVKPQFEVGKGQVGKGGVVRDTQLQLQTVAEIQRCAQTLGLENLGVVPSPILGPKGNLEYLVYLKLAGGQCPPNPEP, from the coding sequence ATGATGGCTCACCTCAGCCCGAGAAAAATCCGCCTAGACCGATTGTTGGTAGAACGCGGACTGGCAGCGGCGCGGGAGCGCGCCCGCGCCCTGATCCTGGCCAACCAGGTGTTGGTCAATGGCGCGCCGGTTTCCAAGGCGGGCGCTCTGATTCCGGACGATGCTGCGGTCGCCTTGAAGTCCCCTGATCAACCCTATGTCAGTCGCGGCGGGGTCAAACTGGCGGCCGCCCTGGACCATTTCCAGCTTCAGGTGACCGGCCTCACGGTTCTTGATGTGGGCGCCTCCACCGGAGGGTTCACCGACTGTCTGCTGCAGCATGGCGCCATCCGAGTCTATGCCGTGGACGTCGGCTATGGCCAGCTTGCCTGGCGGCTTCGGCAGGACCCGCGAGTCATAGTGCTGGAGCGCACGAACATCCGCCATCTCTCCCGCCCGGCAATCCCCGAGGCTGTGGATTTCATTGTTATCGACGTTTCGTTTATCTCCCTTAAGCTTGTCCTGCCCTGCGTTTTGCCATTCCTGCGCCCTGGCGGCGGTATTGTGGCATTGGTAAAACCGCAGTTTGAGGTTGGCAAGGGGCAGGTCGGCAAAGGCGGGGTCGTGCGGGATACGCAACTGCAACTCCAGACCGTAGCTGAAATTCAACGATGCGCCCAGACCCTTGGCCTTGAAAATCTGGGAGTGGTTCCATCCCCCATTCTCGGCCCCAAGGGCAATCTGGAGTATTTAGTATATTTAAAGTTGGCTGGTGGACAGTGCCCGCCCAACCCCGAACCTTGA
- a CDS encoding sigma-54-dependent transcriptional regulator, whose protein sequence is MATSTIKALIIDDDKAMRDACHQILSRLGYEVEVASNGHLGLALLEKASFDLVLLDLVMPDQNGVEVLKQIKVLDPQVQVVIITGYGTIASAVETIKLGAFDFLPKPFTPDDLRQVVKRALVKQREGETPVVRKDESDGLRIVHESEAMARVMEMAQRVALSDSTVLITGESGTGKGLIAQKIHALSDRRQQPFITVDCGALVETLFESELFGHVKGAFTGANSNKIGKFELAQGGTLFFDEVSNISLEVQAKLLRAVQELKISRVGSHRVISVDVRIIAATNRDLSQAIRTGIFREDLFYRLNVVSIHIPPLRRRKSDITPLIGYFLDKYNRRLKKSVQGFTPEALELMLEYNWPGNVRELENTIERLVVFSVGPYLELADLAFSGVEFGPQPGSEAISLKDMERDHILRILQQCEGRRSDTARLLGIDRKTLREKLKRYQIE, encoded by the coding sequence ATGGCTACTTCCACGATTAAGGCCCTGATTATCGACGACGATAAAGCCATGCGGGATGCCTGTCACCAGATTCTCTCCCGCTTAGGCTATGAGGTCGAGGTTGCCAGCAATGGCCACCTTGGTTTAGCCCTGTTGGAAAAAGCTTCTTTTGACCTGGTCTTGCTGGACCTGGTGATGCCGGATCAGAATGGGGTCGAGGTGCTCAAACAGATCAAGGTCCTAGATCCGCAGGTGCAGGTTGTCATCATTACCGGCTATGGCACTATCGCCTCCGCCGTGGAGACCATCAAGTTAGGTGCCTTTGATTTTTTGCCGAAGCCATTTACTCCGGACGACTTGCGTCAAGTGGTGAAACGGGCTTTGGTGAAGCAGCGGGAAGGCGAAACCCCGGTAGTCAGAAAAGATGAGAGTGACGGGCTACGGATTGTCCATGAAAGTGAGGCCATGGCCCGGGTTATGGAAATGGCGCAGCGGGTGGCCCTCAGTGACAGTACTGTTTTGATCACCGGCGAATCCGGTACCGGCAAAGGTTTGATTGCCCAGAAAATTCATGCCCTGAGCGATCGGCGGCAGCAGCCCTTCATCACTGTGGACTGCGGCGCCCTGGTAGAGACCCTATTCGAGAGCGAACTTTTTGGACATGTCAAAGGTGCTTTCACCGGCGCCAACTCCAACAAGATCGGCAAATTTGAACTGGCCCAAGGCGGCACCCTGTTTTTTGACGAGGTCAGCAATATCAGTCTGGAGGTGCAGGCCAAACTCCTGCGTGCGGTGCAGGAGCTCAAGATCTCCCGGGTCGGCAGCCACCGGGTCATTAGCGTTGATGTGAGGATCATCGCTGCCACCAACCGTGATTTATCTCAAGCGATTCGGACCGGGATTTTTCGCGAAGACCTGTTTTACCGGCTGAACGTCGTCTCCATTCATATCCCCCCACTTCGCCGGCGGAAAAGTGATATTACACCTCTGATCGGATATTTCCTTGATAAATATAATCGGCGCCTGAAAAAGAGCGTGCAGGGTTTTACCCCTGAAGCCCTGGAGTTGATGCTGGAGTATAATTGGCCGGGAAACGTCCGGGAACTGGAGAATACCATAGAGCGGTTGGTGGTCTTCAGCGTCGGTCCCTATCTGGAATTGGCCGACCTGGCCTTTTCCGGAGTCGAATTCGGCCCGCAGCCCGGCAGTGAGGCCATCAGCCTCAAGGACATGGAGCGAGATCACATACTGCGTATCCTTCAACAATGCGAGGGCCGGCGTAGCGACACCGCCCGGCTCTTGGGCATCGACCGCAAGACCCTGCGGGAGAAGTTAAAGCGCTATCAGATTGAGTAA